In the genome of Actinomadura graeca, one region contains:
- a CDS encoding HEAT repeat domain-containing protein, with product MTITQGPGPLARVLELQRIQNPGLDDVELYLRDTRPEVRAAALTVLTGAVRKGNAPRGTGDTLAWALADEHEDVRRVAADALRGLPELYLGDDGVAALQLAAARGRDPFVRETASDLLEILAQGAAELYAQGLQDGEPHVRIQAVLGLVALRAATRVAEAADDPSREVRVAVAEGLARFPLPAGLAALEALLADRDPVVRMAALDTAAEIGVPAPLEGRVITSTAHASWQVRRRAVLALGTADPAVAVQPLLAALNDRTVDVRRAAVQALEQWAGDHPDVVTALTEALTDPDPGVRTQVRWALS from the coding sequence ATGACGATCACCCAGGGACCCGGGCCGCTCGCCCGCGTCCTCGAACTGCAACGCATCCAGAACCCTGGCCTGGACGACGTGGAGCTGTATCTGCGCGACACCCGGCCCGAGGTCCGCGCCGCCGCCCTCACGGTGCTCACCGGCGCCGTCCGCAAGGGCAACGCCCCGCGCGGCACCGGCGACACCCTCGCCTGGGCGCTCGCCGACGAGCACGAGGACGTCCGCCGCGTCGCCGCCGACGCCCTGCGCGGCCTTCCCGAGCTCTACCTGGGCGACGACGGCGTCGCCGCCCTCCAGCTGGCCGCCGCCCGCGGCCGCGACCCGTTCGTCCGCGAGACGGCGTCCGACCTGCTGGAGATCCTCGCCCAGGGCGCCGCCGAGCTGTACGCCCAGGGCCTGCAGGACGGCGAGCCGCACGTCCGGATCCAGGCCGTCCTCGGCCTGGTCGCCCTGCGCGCCGCCACCCGCGTCGCCGAGGCCGCCGACGACCCGTCCCGCGAGGTCCGCGTCGCCGTCGCCGAGGGCCTGGCCCGCTTCCCGCTCCCCGCGGGGCTCGCCGCGCTGGAGGCCCTCCTCGCCGACCGCGACCCCGTGGTCCGGATGGCCGCCCTCGACACCGCGGCGGAGATCGGAGTCCCCGCGCCCCTGGAGGGGCGCGTCATCACCTCCACCGCCCACGCCAGCTGGCAGGTCCGCCGCCGCGCCGTCCTGGCCCTGGGCACCGCCGACCCCGCCGTGGCGGTGCAGCCGCTCCTGGCCGCCCTGAACGACCGCACAGTGGACGTCCGCCGCGCCGCCGTCCAAGCCTTGGAACAGTGGGCCGGGGATCACCCCGACGTGGTGACGGCCCTGACAGAAGCCCTCACAGACCCCGACCCAGGCGTCCGCACCCAAGTCCGCTGGGCGCTGAGCTAA
- the rsmD gene encoding 16S rRNA (guanine(966)-N(2))-methyltransferase RsmD, with the protein MTRVIAGSAGGRRLAVPAGRDTRPTSDRAREGLFSTVLALLGPLDGLRVVDLYAGSGAVGLEALSRGAAHALLVESHPRAMKVVRQNAESLGLPGAVPCADRVERLVRRPPDEPYDLIFADPPYAHPDASVTGLLEDLRDHGWAAPGALVAVERAARGPALRWPDGYAAERDRRYGEAVFWYGRATGQVSATG; encoded by the coding sequence GTGACGAGGGTCATCGCGGGGAGTGCGGGCGGGCGGCGGCTGGCCGTGCCTGCGGGACGGGATACGAGGCCGACCAGCGATCGTGCCAGGGAGGGCTTGTTCTCTACCGTCCTCGCCCTGCTGGGCCCGTTGGACGGGCTTCGGGTCGTCGATCTGTACGCGGGGTCGGGGGCGGTCGGGCTTGAGGCGCTGTCCCGGGGCGCCGCGCATGCGTTGCTGGTCGAGTCGCATCCGCGGGCGATGAAGGTCGTCCGGCAGAATGCCGAGTCGCTTGGGCTGCCTGGGGCGGTGCCTTGCGCGGACAGGGTGGAGCGGCTCGTGCGCAGGCCGCCGGACGAGCCGTACGACCTGATCTTCGCCGATCCGCCCTACGCCCATCCGGACGCGTCCGTCACCGGTCTGCTGGAGGATTTGCGCGACCATGGCTGGGCCGCTCCCGGCGCCCTGGTCGCGGTCGAGCGGGCCGCGCGGGGACCCGCGCTGCGATGGCCGGACGGGTACGCCGCAGAACGCGACCGGCGCTACGGCGAGGCCGTCTTCTGGTACGGGCGCGCTACGGGTCAGGTCTCCGCCACGGGGTAG